TATGACAATGCTAATCAAAAATTTGAAAACGCTCGTGCTGAATATGATCGGTTATTATTAGAACAACAAAAGCTGAAAGCTGAATTGACTCAGTTAAAAAATGATTTATCACAAGCCGAAACTTCTTTTGCTAGTCTAGGGGAAACATTAACAGCTACTCAAAACAAATTCACTGCTTTAGAAACTCAATTTACTGAGACAACAGCGGTTTATCAGACTGTAAAAGGACAGTTTGACGTAGCAAATATAAAATATATTGCAGCTAAAGAAGCTTATAGTATTACACAAGCGGCGATCGATAAAGCGGCTGAAATTTATCAAGACCGCAAAGATGAATATGATGCTTTAGCGGCGTATTACGTTGGCGTTAAAGAAAAATACGAAAGTACTTTAGCAAACTTTACTACAACATCAGCATCATTTGAAACATTGAAACAAAAACAAGCAGCACACGAAACAGAACATCAAGCGATCGTAGACGAATTCGATGCTGTAGCTGCTACTTTAAAAACATTAGAAACAGAATATGATATCGTAAATGCGAAATATACAGAAGCATATACAGCGTGGGAAGATGCTGATACAACCTATAAAGATGCAGCTGGTAAATTAGATTCGCTTAAGGGACAATATGCAACAACTCTGACTACTTACAATGAACTAAAAGACAAATATGAGCTTGCCAAAGAAGACTTCGCAACAGCTGCTAAACCGTATGAAGATGCGCTAGAAGCTTATAAAAATGCAGTCACTGCTCAAGCAACGATCAATGATGCGATTAATGAAATGAATAATGTGCTTGCAGAATTTCCAGAAGACAAAATTACTCAAGATAATGTAGATGATATCCCAGCTATATTAACGGCATGGCAGTCTAAATATGATGCTGCTAAAAAAACACTTACAGATGAATTAATGAATTCTTGGCCAATCATTGAAGAATATCAATCAAAAAATGATGCATACAATCTTTCATCTATCGCCTCAGCAGGAAATATAACAAATGTCTATGGACCATCTACTTTTAAAGAAGATTTAGACCAATACCTAAAAACTGCAGATGAAATAATGAAAGACAATATAAAAAATGCTGAGGCTTATCAGCAATATTATTTAGCTGACAATGTATTTCAGAAAGCTTTTCTGGATTACAAGGCTGGATGGAGCTCCGGAAACGTAGGGGATCCAAGCAACGACTATATCAATACATGGCAACCAATATTAAATTCTTTAATGATTAATCTAGAAAAACAAGAAGCTGCAAATGCCTTTGTACCAATAGGATATAGTATTGATGATTTATATGCGATGAATACTGAAGCTGTTTGGATAGCGTTTACGTCAACTTATAAATCTGCTGTTGAAAAAGCAATCATTGAAGCTACGAAGTACTCTTCTTATTTACAAAATGTAGCAGATACTTGGACAGCTGCTAAAGAAAAATTTAAAGCTGAAATCGATGCCTTTAATCAAGCTACAGGAAATACGATAACTCTTGGAAACAGAGTTGATCCTATTCCAACTCAAGCGAAAGGTATGGTCGATGGATTCCAAAAAGCACTTGACTACAACCTACAAAAATTTGAAGAACTACCATTTTCAGAAGATGAAGGTGTTTCTATTTATGAATGGATTACTTATTATTTTGGAAACTTCCAAGGTTACACAGGTATTATCAATGGTCAACAACTTATTAACACTGTAACAGCTTTACCAAAATTTAGTGTAGAAAAACCTACTATGGAAGAAATGGTTGTCTACGAAATCACAGCACCAGATATTCCGCCAGTACCTGATATGCCTGAAAAACCTGTTGAACCAGAAGCTGATTTAGCCATACCACAACAAGTTACACCAACAGCTAAACCAGAAAATCTTTCAATTGCACCGACATCAGTTTCTACAAAGGATCCGATCGGTGTCACAGGAATTGACCTTCCTGTACTAACAACAGAGTTACCTTCAACACCAACCCAATCTGTTGAAGATATCGATGGCGTTGAAACGGTCACTGACGTGGAAAAAGAAACGGAAGAAGCGGAGGAAAGTATCGCTCCAGAAGCTCCAATTGAATTAGATGATCTAGAGGATGTTACAGAGGTCGATCCTTTGGAAAAACCTAAGGAAATGGAAGAAGCTCCTGAAGTAACTGCTCCATCTACACCAAATTTAACAGCCCCAGAGACTGTTGAAGAAGCGACGAAACCAGTTGAAAAGGTTATTGATTTAACTGATCCAACTGATCCAAAAATGGCAGAAGCACCTATCGCAAGTGCTGTGCCAACAGCACCATTATCTTTGGTAAAACCTACAGAAAAACCAAAAGATCCAGTGACTAGTACTGTGACAACAACAAGAGCTGTTGCTCGTACAGGAGCCACTACTTTACCAAATACTCGTTCTCAAAGAAAATTACCAAATACAGGAACAGAAGTATCTACTTCTGCTCAAAGTATGGGCGCGTTCATGGCAGGAGCTGCCGGATCACTTTTATTCTGGAAGAGAAGAAAAGGCAAGCACCAGAAATAGATCTTATGTAATTCATAAAAAAACAACCCCAGTGAGGAACTCCTCACTGGGGTTATTTTTTTCAGCCAATAATAGCTTCTATTTTAAATATTATGCTCATTAAATCAATTAATTTAAGCTTTTATTTTTGCTATCTTTCCTTGCTCGATATACACCATCAATATCGAAATATCAGCTGGGTTTACCCCGCTGATTCGGCTCGCTTGAGCTATCGTTTCTGGTTGGATTTTTTGCAGTTTTTGTTTAGCTTCTGTCGCTAAGCCGTTGATTGCTTCGTAGTCGATATTTTCTGGGATACGTTTGGCTTCCATTCGTTTTAGTTTATCGACTTTTTCTAATGCTTTTTTGATATAGCCTTCGTATTTTAGTTGGATCTCAACTTGTTCAATCACTTTTTCGTCTAGTTTTTCTTCAGTTGCCGGGATAAATTGCGTCACTTCATAATAGCTCATTTCCGGGCGTTTTAAGAAGTCGCTCGCTAGAACGCCATCTTTCAGTGGGACAGAGCCTTTCGCTTCTAAAAACGCTTGTACGTCGGCTGTAGGCTTCACTCTGACAGAACTTAGACGAGCAATTTCTGCTTCCACTGCTTTTTTCTTTTCTAAATAAGCTGTATACTGCTCTTCTTTCACTAAGCCGATTGCATGGCCTTGTTCTGTTAAACGTAAATCAGCATTATCATGACGCAAAATCAAACGGTATTCCGCTCTCGATGTGAGTAAACGATAAGGTTCGTTGGTTCCTTTTGTTACCAAATCATCGATCATTACACCGATATAGCCATCGCTGCGCTTCATGACAAACGGTTCTTTCTCCTGCACTTTTAAAGCGGCATTGATGCCGGCGATCAAACCTTGTCCTGCTGCTTCTTCATAGCCGCTAGTACCATTGGTTTGTCCTGCTGTAAAGAGATTTTCGATGATTTTTGTTTCTAACGTTGGGCGTAATTGATGAGGTACGACGACATCATATTCGATCGCATAACCCGTTCGCATCATCTCTGCTTTTTCTAAACCAGCAACCGAATGCAGCATTTCTGTTTGAACATCTTCCGGTAAAGAAGTCGATAGACCTTGAACGTAAACTTCTTCTGTATTCAAGCCCTCTGGCTCCAAGAATAGTTGGTGACGAGATTTATCAGCAAAACGAACGATTTTATCTTCGATCGACGGACAATAACGAGCTCCCACTCCTTCTACGATCCCTGTAAACATCGGTGCCCGATGCAAATTCGCCTGAATGATTTCATGGGTTCCTTCATTTGTATACGTCAACCAACATGAACGTTGCTCTAAGTTATAAGCACTGTCAGGAGTACTAAAGCTAAAATGATTCGGCCTTTCATCGCCAGGCTGTTCTTCTGTCACAGAATAATCGATCGTACTTGCTTTAACACGTGGTGGGGTCCCTGTTTTGAAACGATCCATTTCTAAGCCTAATTCCTTCAAATGATCAGCTAAACCAATTGATGGCAGTGAGTTATTTGGTCCAGAAGAATATTTCAGTTCGCCGATAATGATTTCACCGCGTAATGCAGTGCCGGCGGTAATAATCACGGCTTTACTATGATACTCTGCACCCGTTGTTGTCACAACGCCTTGGCAGATGCCATCTTCTACGATCAGTTTTTCCACGATTCCTTGACGTAAGGAAAGGTTCTCTGTTTTTTCGATCGTATGCTTCATTTCTGTTGCGTAAGCATGTTTGTCCGCTTGGGCGCGCAAAGCGCGAACGGCTGGTCCTTTTCCTGTGTTCAGCATCCGCATTTGGATGTATGTTTTGTCTATATTACGGCCCATTTCACCGCCTAGGGCATCGATTTCTCTGACTACGACTCCTTTGGCAGGTCCGCCGACAGAAGGGTTACACGGCATAAATGCGACCATATCTAAATTGATCGTTAGAAGTAAGGTTTTGCTGCCCATCCGTGCAGATGCTAAAGCGGCTTCTGAACCGGCATGTCCTGCCCCAACGACGATTACATCATAAGATTCTGCTTTAAATTGATTCATCGACTCTTCCTCTCTATTTTCCTAAACAAAATTGACTAAATAATTGAGTGATCAATTCATCTTGAACACTGTCACCCACGATTTCACCTAAAAAGTCCCAGCAACGGGTCATATCCATTTGAACTAAATCGACTGGCATACCTGCTTCAATCCCGCGGATCACTTCATCTAGAGCGATTGCTGCTTGATCCAGTAACGCGATATGACGCGTATTGGAAACGTACGTAGCGTCCTTTTCTGCTGTTTGTCCGCCAAAGAATAAATCTGCGATTTTCAGCTCTAAAGCGTCCATTCCTGTATTTGATAACACAGATACTGGTAAGATTTCTTCATCCTTCACTAACTGCTTTAATTCTTCCTTATCCAGCACAGCTGGTAGATCCATTTTATTTAATAAGATGATCCGCTTTAAGCCATCTGTTGCTTCAAGTAATTGTTTATCTTCTTCAGTCAACGCTTCACTTTGGTTTAAAACGAGTAAAATCAAATCAGATTCAGCCAATGCTTTTCGGCTGCGTTCGACTCCGATTCGCTCGACAATATCTTCTGTTTCACGAATACCAGCTGTATCGATCAATTTCAATGGAACACCACGAACATTGACATACTCCTCGATCACATCACGCGTCGTTCCTGCTATATCTGTTACGATCGCTTTTTCTTCTTGTAATAAATGATTCAGTAAGCTGGACTTGCCAACATTCGGCCGACCAATAATAGCTGTACTTAAGCCTTCACGTAAAATTTTCCCCTGCTTGGCTGTCGTTAGTAACGCTTCGATCTGACCTTTGACAAAACCAGCTTTTTCTAATAATAATTTTGTGGTCAATTCTTCCACATCATCATATTCCGGATAGTCGATATTCACTTCCACTTGAGCTAATGTTTCTAAAATTTCCTGACGTAATGAGCGAATCAACGATGATAAATTGCCATCCAGCTGATCTAAAGCGACATGCATTGCTCTATCTGTTTTCGCCCGAATCAGATCCATAACAGCTTCTGCCTGTGATAAGTCCATCCGGCCATTTAAAAATGCTCGCTTAGTAAATTCTCCGGGCTCAGCTAAACGTGCGCCTTCTCGTAACATGAGTTGAAGAAGCTGATTCACGACGACGATTCCACCATGACAGTTGATTTCAACAACATCTTCCCGTGTGAAGGTTTTTGGCGCCCGCATCACGGAAACCATTACTTCATCCAGCAAATGTTCATCCTTAGGGTCCACGATATGCCCGTAATGAATCGTGTGTGTTGGTACTTCCAACAACTGCTTCGATCCTGATCGGTATACTTTATCTGCTATCGCTATCGCATCTTCTCCACTTAAACGGACAATGCTGATCGCCCCTTCACCTGGCGGCGTTGAAATCGCAGCGATCGTGTCGAATTCTAATGTAATTTGTTGCATGCTTGTCTTCCTTTCTATAAAAATAGGTCAATTTATGTACATTTCTATATTTAGACTACAAAAAAAGCGCCCACTCCACCCTTATTTTTTCAGGTTGGATCTAGCACTTTCACTGCGTCAATTCCTATTTAATTCTTGAATTAGAATAGCATAATTTTATTTTTTTCGCAAGATTATTTCTTTATGAAAAGCTGCTTTTAATTTTGCATTTCTGCTTCTTTATTATTAAAATAAATGTATAGAAGAATGGAGGTTCCAATCATGAGAAAAGGAAGAAAAGATGAGTTTACCGTAGAAGAGTTAGAGAACCGTTTAAGCAGTATTACATTATCTACTGGAAACGTCAATAAGAAATATATTGTTCGTGATATCGTTTTTGCAACTGATCGGATCGAAACCGATTTATTTTCATCCGAAGTAAATGCCAATGAAGTATTCAGTGGCGTCTACCGCCAGTTAAAAGAAATTGCATTTGAGTATCAGGCAGATGCCGTCATCAATTGTCATTTTGAAGAAAAATATGTTGAATATCAAGGCAAATGGGTCGTAGAAATTTTTGCCTATGGAACTGTGATTCAATTTACACAAACAACGATCGGTTAATTCTTTTAAGCAAATAAAAAAAACCTGATCCAAAAGAATCAGGCTGGAAGAAGCACGAATGCTTCAACTACTTTATCATCGTATTTTGTACGTTGATAAGAATGATTTCGTTTAAAATATACTTTGTTTGATAGTATTTGTCAATGTATTTTTTTGATAAAAATAGTTCATAAAACAATAAATGCCCCTTTAAAAAAATTATTTTTAAAGGGGCATTTACTATTTTTAAAAATGTTTCTTCGCAGGCTCTACTACTAAATAACGATAAGGTTCATCACCTTCTGAGTGGGTTTGAATCTGATCGTCTTTGCTCAATGTGAAATGAATTTGTTTTCGTTCAAATGCCGGCATTGGCTCTAAAAAGACAGGCCGACCTGTTTGTTTGACTTTTTCAGCAGTTCTTTCTGCTAGTCGTTGTAAAATTGCCTGACGTTTCTCACGATAATCACCAACATTCACAACAACAGATAATTTATTTGCAGCGACACGATGAACAAATACTTGAGCTAAATACTGTAATGCATTAAGGACACGACCGTGTTTGCCAATCAAAATACCTTGTTTCTCTGTATCTAAATGGAAAATCAACAGACTCTCATTCCGTTCTAAACGAACCATCGCAGGTGCGTTCAGTTCTTTTGAAATATCAGTTAAGTATAAAGCTAATTCGGTGATCGCTTCCTCGTCTTCAAGGTTTTCCAAAAGTTTCGGTTCAGAAGAATCTGAAGCTTTAGTAGCAAGCAACTCTTCAGCGGCTTCTTCTACTTTTACTTCTTCATCTGTCACAATGATTTCTTCGACAACTTCTTCTACTGCTTCTGCGATTTGTTCACTGACAGTAGGTTCGATCGAAACTTGGGCAAGCTTTTTACCAAAGCCTAAAAACCCTTTTTTGGCATCAGAGATCACATTGATCTCTACTTCTTCTTTTGTCAAATTCAGTGCGTGTAAGCCCTTAGTTGTTGCTTCTTCAATTGTGTTTCCCTCATAAACCGGCACCTGGAAACCCTCCTTTTATTTCTTCTTATTTTTTTTCTTAGGATTCATTGCTTTTTTCAGTGCTTTTTCACGTTCTTTGACTTGTCGTTCAGCCTCTGCACGTTCTTTACGGATCTTAAATGGGTTATTGATCAATAACGTTTGTCCTACTTGGAAAGCATTAGATACTACCCAGTATAATGACAGTCCACTCGCTAAGTTCATCCCCATAACGAAGATCATCACAGGCATTGCAAAATTCATGATTTTCAATGACGCATTTGATTCAATTTGGCTCATACTTGTTAAATACGTGCTGGCAAATGTAAAGACTGCCGCAAGGATCGGTAAAATCAAATACGGATCCGGTTTACCCAAATTCAACCACATGAAGCTTCCTTGCCTCAACTCCGGTACTCGAGAAATCGATTGATACAGCGCCATCATGATCGGCATTTGAATCAATAGAGGTAAACAGCCAGCATATGGATTGACATTATTTTCTGCATATAATTTTTGTTGTTCTTCGCGGAATAAACGTTGTGTTTCCGGATCTTTTGAAGAATACTGTTTTTGCAATGCTTTTAATTTTGGTTGTAATTCTTGTGTCTTACGCATGCTTTTTGTTTGGAAATGCATCAATGGTAGTAAGATGATTCGAATCACTAAAGTAAACAAGATGATCCCGATACCTGTATTTGCTGAAATGGATAAAAATTTGATTGCTTCAGCAAAATAGTAAACAATATAGCGGTCCCAAATCCCGGTACTATCTGCATTAATTGGCGCTGTGCCACAGGCAGATAAAACAAAAATCAGGGAAATTAGACCTGCCATCAATAATAAACGTTTATACTTCTTCACAAAACTGTTCCTCTCTTATTTCAAAATTTTTGCAAGTTTTAATACATGCGTGATGTTGCGATGGATTTCTTCAGAAGTCAATGCATCCACTCCTGGGCGGGCAATGATGATAAAATCACATGTTGGCTCGATCGACTCTTTCAATTGGTAGATCGACGTGCGGATTTTACGCTTGACCGCATTTCGAACAACCGCGTTGCCGATTTTTTTTCCGACAGAAATTCCTACGCGAAAATGCTTCTGTTCCGGCTTCTCCAAAACATAAACGACAAATCTTCTGTTCGCACAAGATTGCTTATGCTGAAAGACGGTTTGAAATTCTTTTTCTTTTTTTACTCTATAGGATTTTTTCATCTGCATCCCTTTGTTTCTTTCTTTTTTACTCACATACAATAATAGCATAGTTCCGTCATTTTTTTTCAAATTTCAAGGAAAATATCCAGAGATTTTGAATGTCATGACTCTAATTCAATATATTATCATTTATTCGCTTTTTTTTCACTTTATTTCTGATAACTATTGGGAAAAATGAGTGGGGTTTTATTGATTTGTACCTGTATTACTTTTTGATGTTCACATATTTTGATTCATTTTTATCGTGTAGCTGCTAACTATTTGGTGATTAACATCGCTAACAGCGTTTTAAGCATTTCTTTTGTTTTTCATTTTAGTTCTCACTTATAAAAAGTACTATTTGAGAAGATCGGAATGACCTAGAGCAGTTTGGAGTATGTTTGATCGTGATATTTTTTTATTTAGCTGCTATCGTTTATTGCTTGTTTTAGTGTTAAGTGTTTGGTGATTCTCTAGTAAGGACACTTCGCTCCCTTTGGTCGCCAAGTATTGTTCATCATCTGCTCTGGCAAAGCCAATCGCAGTCCTTCAATTCTTAGAGCTTTAGCTCTTAGAAATTGATGCGATCGAAACTACGTGGCGTGGGTTTGATCGTGATACTTTTTTGTTTAGTTTATAGCGTGTATTGCTTGTTTTAGTGTTAAGCGTTTGGTGATTCACTAGTAAGGACACTTCGCTCCCTTTGGTCGCCAAGTATTGTTCATCATCTGCTCTGGCAAAGCCAATCGCAGTGATTCACAACAAAAGAACCCTTTATTATTTTCACATAGACATTGTGAAGATAATAAAGGGTTCTTAAAGTTCGTTGGTTCGTTATTCAAAATCAACATATATTATGCTGAAATAACTTTTCTACCTTTACGACGTCTGCTCGCTAATACATTGCGACCATTTTTTGTGCTCATACGTTTACGGAAACCGTGAACTTTTTGACGTTTACGTTTGTTTGGTTGATATGTTCTTTTCATCTTGTTCCACCTCCTGAAATTGTAACTATCCATCAATACATAGACATACTTTGATAGTATACCTAGTATTAGGTCGTTTTGTCAATAAATTTTCAGGAATAATTTTCTCCTTTGTATTAATAAGTTATCCACAAAAAGTTATTTTGTCTGGATAGACTGTGGATAGTTTTTTTCTGTTGCTTGATTTATTTTTTGTTTCTACACCACTTTTACACAAAAAAACAGGGTGTTTAAAAGTTATGCACATTTTTATTTACGCTTGTGTATAACTTTGATAAAACGTTGATGTTACTGCTTTATTTTTACAGAAAATCTTGTGGATAAATAAAATAACAGCTAGAAATCCACTCTCTATTCTATATCTGTGGATAAACTTTTAGACATCTGTTGATTTTTTTTCCACAATTCACACTTTGCCTGTGGAAAAAGTTCGGAAAAAATGATAAAATTCTATTTGCTTATCTATTTGTATTTGTGCTGCTCTTTTATATAGAAAATAAGATATCCACTTATTTCATTTGATCAGCTCATCTTTGAGAAAAGATAGAGTAGACTGAAATCAATACTGGCCCAGTCTATTTTCAGTCACGGCTGAACACTTTTAAATTAAGGAGGTCGCTATATGCCCGATATGGAAAGTTTCTGGAAAGATCTTGAGAATACTTACCAATCTGTTTTATCTGCACCAAGTTTTGATGCTTGGATCAAAACAGCCCAACCGCTAAAGTTGGAAAATAATCAACTATGGTTGGAAGTTCCTTCTGCCGTTCATAGAGACTATTGGGAAAAAAACTTAGCTGCAAAAATCGTTGAAACTGGTTTTAAATTGACTGGTGCTGAAGTGATGCCTCATTTTGTTGTGACAGACGAAAAAGAAGCCATGATGATTCAAGAGGAGAAAAAAGACAGTCCAACTCCCGAAAAAATCTCTGAGCACAGTAAAAAGGCGTTGCTAAACCCTAAATATTCCTTCGATACCTTTGTTATCGGTAAAGGAAATCAAATGGCTCATGCAGCAGCTTTAGTTGTTGCAGAAGATCCTGGTTCCATTTACAATCCACTGTTTTTTTACGGCGGTGTTGGTTTAGGGAAAACTCACTTGATGCATGCGATCGGTCATCAAATGCTGCAAAACCGACCAGATGCCAAAGTAAAATACGTCAGCAGTGAAACGTTTACGAATGAGTTTATCAATTCGATCCAAACGAAAAATTCTGAGCAATTTAGAAAAGAATATCGGAATGTTGATTTATTGCTTGTAGATGATATTCAATTTTTAGCAGAAAAAGAAGCAACCTTGGAAGAATTTTTCCATACCTTCAATGATCTCTATAATGAGAATAAACAAATCGTCCTAACAAGTGATCGACCACCAAATGATATTCCAAAACTGCCTGAACGTTTAGTTTCTCGATTTGCCTGGGGCTTATCCGTTGATATCACTCCACCTGATTTGGAAACCCGAATTGCGATCCTTCGTAAAAAAGCAGATGCAGAACGATTAGAGATTCCTGATGACACCTTGAGTTACATTGCTGGTCAAATCGACTCTAATATCCGTGAACTCGAAGGGGCTTTAGTACGCGTGCAGGCCTATGCTACGATCAATGGAGAAGATATTTCTACAAGTTTAGCCGCTGATGCCTTGAAATCATTAAAATCGGTCGGCAGCCAAAATCATTTATCGATTCTTCAGATCCAAGAAGAGGTCGCAAAATATTATCATATTCAGTTAAAGGATTTAAAAGGCAAGAAACGGGTCAAATCGATCGTTGTTCCTAGACAAATCTCCATGTATCTTTCTAGAGAAATGACAGATAACTCTTTACCTAAAATCGGTGCTGAGTTCGGCGGAAAAGATCATACGACTGTCATTCATGCTCATGAAAAAATTCAGCAATTATTGGAAAAAGATCCCGCAATTCAAAAAGAAGTCGCTGAAATCAAAAATCTGCTCAATTCATAGATTGTGGATAAATAAGAGAAAACAGAAAAAGTTTTCCACAGGTTATACACAGGTGGAAAACTCTAATTCTATTCTGTTTTCTTAGTTTTCCACAGAATTAACAAGACCTACTACTTTTATTATTTATTTATATATAAATACAAAGATTCCTCAGTAGAGTTTATCTATTTTAAAATCAAAGAAAAAGGAGTTTAATCATTATGAAAGTAACTGTAAAGAGAAATACATTTTTACAAGAACTGCAAACCGTTCAAAGAGCCATTTCTTCTAAAACAACGATACCTATTTTAACAGGGGTAAAAATCGTTTTAACCGATGAAGGTCTTTCTTTAACTGGTAGTAATGCAGACATTTCAATTGAAAGTTTTCTAAGCCAAGAGGATGAAAAAGCTCAAATGACGATAGAGTCTACAGGCAGCATCGTTTTACAAGCTCGTTTCTTTGGTGAAATCATTCGTAAATTACCTGAGGATATGTTTACACTTGAAGTATTAGAAAATAATCAAGTTGCGATCACTTCCGGAAAAGCTGATTTCACGGTCAATGGTTTAGATGCTGAAAATTATCCACATCTTCCAGTTATCGACGCAAAAAATCAAATTCAATTACCTGTTCACCTATTGACAAAAATAATCAATGAAACAGGTTTTGCGGTATCACTACATGAAAGCCGTCCGATCTTAACTGGGGTACATTTTATTTTAGAAAATCAAAAATTATTAGCTGTTGCGACAGATTCCCATCGTTTAAGTCAACGTGTGATTCCGATCGAACAAGCTGCAGAAGATTTTAATATCGTTATCCCAGGAAAAAGCTTAACAGAGCTTTCTCGTTCATTCACAAATGAAGAAGAGATGGTTGAAATCAGCATCATGGAAAACCAAGTGCTGTTCAAAACACAAAATATGTACTTCTATTCTCGTTTGTTGGAAGGGAATTATCCTGATACCAATCGTCTGATCCCAACAAGCTTCAATACAGAAATCGATTTTTATGTACCAGAATTATTGTCTGCGATCGATCGTGCCTCTTTATTGTCACATGAAGGCCGTAACAATATCGTTCGTTTAGCGATTGCATCGGATTCCGTTGTTCTTTACGGAAATTCACCAGAAATCGGTAAAGTGGAAGAGCCATTGAATTATGAAAAAGTTTCAGGAGATCCTTTAGAAATTTCATTCAATCCGGATTACATGAAGGATGCTCTACGTGCATTTGGAGATATGAGCATTACCGTGAAATTTATTTCGGCGATTCGTCCATTTACATTGGAACCAACAGAAACTGATTTAGATTTCATTCAGCTGATTACACCTGTTCGTACGAATTAAGAACTAGATGGAAATATAAAAAAACTGCTACATGCGTTCAATGCATGTAGCAGTTTTTTGTATTTGTTTAATTAGTTATTGATTCTT
This sequence is a window from Enterococcus wangshanyuanii. Protein-coding genes within it:
- a CDS encoding LPXTG cell wall anchor domain-containing protein; amino-acid sequence: MNYSWRKGTFKFLLYSSTLLIGTSAPVQTLATTIDQVNQSAQSTLQRDYITTLQEYEAAKTAYQTVKDSYDDALNEYNNAKTAADDAYTEATQLKTDLDNLKEPYEAKLLVFEETKKTYEENRAIYEANKTEFEKQADEYESIRLAYENEKAEYESTKATFIDNQNAYLAALASYEELNTDAEDKRAAYELVREDYETKRVEYEKAALAYEDIQSAYNEAKKAYTSQLASYNTQKGAYEKQLEIYTTTKDAYNVNATAFNNAATTYDTLKVELEAAKTAYAGVKTAYDQALGDYNILLNDYNATKDSYLAEKTTYETRSAELNTTIANYESKLASYDAIKENYNTTKQAYETALTNYNTLSDQLATLATQYESQRNAYEAEKLIYDQKTASYEVEKTTYDQQKSAYDQQLADYTTSLISYEEKRTAAEAIMAQYEEGSVEYATALSTFNENNTLYNDVSTKYQAVKAQSDQLTTQFTKTQTAYDKVATDYQTIATSYDTIKKQYDALVVQRDQAKTDYQKLESDYNAISASYTQVMNVYTETKTDYQNALNEAQEVSDLYTKAKASYDAVLADFTSGLDAYTEIETEYNTALASYDNANQKFENARAEYDRLLLEQQKLKAELTQLKNDLSQAETSFASLGETLTATQNKFTALETQFTETTAVYQTVKGQFDVANIKYIAAKEAYSITQAAIDKAAEIYQDRKDEYDALAAYYVGVKEKYESTLANFTTTSASFETLKQKQAAHETEHQAIVDEFDAVAATLKTLETEYDIVNAKYTEAYTAWEDADTTYKDAAGKLDSLKGQYATTLTTYNELKDKYELAKEDFATAAKPYEDALEAYKNAVTAQATINDAINEMNNVLAEFPEDKITQDNVDDIPAILTAWQSKYDAAKKTLTDELMNSWPIIEEYQSKNDAYNLSSIASAGNITNVYGPSTFKEDLDQYLKTADEIMKDNIKNAEAYQQYYLADNVFQKAFLDYKAGWSSGNVGDPSNDYINTWQPILNSLMINLEKQEAANAFVPIGYSIDDLYAMNTEAVWIAFTSTYKSAVEKAIIEATKYSSYLQNVADTWTAAKEKFKAEIDAFNQATGNTITLGNRVDPIPTQAKGMVDGFQKALDYNLQKFEELPFSEDEGVSIYEWITYYFGNFQGYTGIINGQQLINTVTALPKFSVEKPTMEEMVVYEITAPDIPPVPDMPEKPVEPEADLAIPQQVTPTAKPENLSIAPTSVSTKDPIGVTGIDLPVLTTELPSTPTQSVEDIDGVETVTDVEKETEEAEESIAPEAPIELDDLEDVTEVDPLEKPKEMEEAPEVTAPSTPNLTAPETVEEATKPVEKVIDLTDPTDPKMAEAPIASAVPTAPLSLVKPTEKPKDPVTSTVTTTRAVARTGATTLPNTRSQRKLPNTGTEVSTSAQSMGAFMAGAAGSLLFWKRRKGKHQK
- the mnmG gene encoding tRNA uridine-5-carboxymethylaminomethyl(34) synthesis enzyme MnmG — protein: MNQFKAESYDVIVVGAGHAGSEAALASARMGSKTLLLTINLDMVAFMPCNPSVGGPAKGVVVREIDALGGEMGRNIDKTYIQMRMLNTGKGPAVRALRAQADKHAYATEMKHTIEKTENLSLRQGIVEKLIVEDGICQGVVTTTGAEYHSKAVIITAGTALRGEIIIGELKYSSGPNNSLPSIGLADHLKELGLEMDRFKTGTPPRVKASTIDYSVTEEQPGDERPNHFSFSTPDSAYNLEQRSCWLTYTNEGTHEIIQANLHRAPMFTGIVEGVGARYCPSIEDKIVRFADKSRHQLFLEPEGLNTEEVYVQGLSTSLPEDVQTEMLHSVAGLEKAEMMRTGYAIEYDVVVPHQLRPTLETKIIENLFTAGQTNGTSGYEEAAGQGLIAGINAALKVQEKEPFVMKRSDGYIGVMIDDLVTKGTNEPYRLLTSRAEYRLILRHDNADLRLTEQGHAIGLVKEEQYTAYLEKKKAVEAEIARLSSVRVKPTADVQAFLEAKGSVPLKDGVLASDFLKRPEMSYYEVTQFIPATEEKLDEKVIEQVEIQLKYEGYIKKALEKVDKLKRMEAKRIPENIDYEAINGLATEAKQKLQKIQPETIAQASRISGVNPADISILMVYIEQGKIAKIKA
- the mnmE gene encoding tRNA uridine-5-carboxymethylaminomethyl(34) synthesis GTPase MnmE encodes the protein MQQITLEFDTIAAISTPPGEGAISIVRLSGEDAIAIADKVYRSGSKQLLEVPTHTIHYGHIVDPKDEHLLDEVMVSVMRAPKTFTREDVVEINCHGGIVVVNQLLQLMLREGARLAEPGEFTKRAFLNGRMDLSQAEAVMDLIRAKTDRAMHVALDQLDGNLSSLIRSLRQEILETLAQVEVNIDYPEYDDVEELTTKLLLEKAGFVKGQIEALLTTAKQGKILREGLSTAIIGRPNVGKSSLLNHLLQEEKAIVTDIAGTTRDVIEEYVNVRGVPLKLIDTAGIRETEDIVERIGVERSRKALAESDLILLVLNQSEALTEEDKQLLEATDGLKRIILLNKMDLPAVLDKEELKQLVKDEEILPVSVLSNTGMDALELKIADLFFGGQTAEKDATYVSNTRHIALLDQAAIALDEVIRGIEAGMPVDLVQMDMTRCWDFLGEIVGDSVQDELITQLFSQFCLGK